One stretch of Miscanthus floridulus cultivar M001 chromosome 18, ASM1932011v1, whole genome shotgun sequence DNA includes these proteins:
- the LOC136524784 gene encoding uncharacterized protein gives MGDADQIKSLTDAMKELQASVVANAKAIASLTADRMSSSGSKTAFGEHHNDRPPKFQKMDFPKYDGTKDPLVFINRCESYFHQQRIMEEEKVWMASYNLDDEAQLWYMQVQTDEGTPSWRRFTELLNMRFGPPLRSAPLFELADCRRTGTVVEYQARFQALLPRAGPLEELQRVQLFTGGLLPLLSLAVQVHNPQSLAAAMSLARQMELMEQYTPAPPRAAGRGVLPAPAPHLALPAPKAPAPNVTVEGRPVKRLTQAEQDERRCLGLCFNCDERYSRCHNKVCKRLFLLDSIMDDDDDDAGGEDTPDPEAPVFSLHAVAGVPSGNTLLLRVTLGAASLVALVDTGSSHNFIGEAAASRTGLAVQPCPCLTATVANGEKVPCPGVLRRAAICIDGLAFHVDLYVMPLAGYDMVLGTQWMATLGRIAWDFSARTMAFKRLGRDIC, from the coding sequence ATGGGCGATGCCGACCAGATCAAAAGCCTCACCGACGCCATGAAGGAACTGCAGGCCTCCGTCGTGGCCAATGCCAAGGCCATCGCCTCCCTCACGGCCGACCGCATGTCGTCCTCGGGCTCCAAGACGGCCTTTGGCGAGCACCACAACGACCGACCGCCGAAGTTCCAGAAGATGGACTTCCCCAAGTACGatggcacgaaggatccactCGTCTTCATCAACCGTTGCGAGTCATACTTCCACCAGCAGCGGATCATGGAGGAGGAAAAGGTGTGGATGGCTTCTTACAATCTCGACGACGAGGCGCAACTCTGGTACATGCAGGTGCAGACGGATGAGGGCACGCCGTCGTGGCGCCGCTTCACCGAACTCCTCAACATGAGGTTCGGGCCGCCGCTGCGATCTGCCCCACTCTTCGAACTCGCCGATTGCCGCCGCACCGGGACCGTCGTGGAGTACCAGGCACGTTTCCAGGCGCTCCTGCCCCGCGCTGGCCCCCTGGAAGAACTTCAACGAGTCCAGCTGTTCACGGGGGGCCTCCTCCCGCTGCTCAGCCTCGCCGTCCAAGTACACAACCCGCAGTCGCTTGCTGCAGCCATGAGTTTGGCACGTCAGATGGAACTCATGGAGCAGTATACTCCTGCGCCACCGAGAGCGGCTGGCCGCGGTGTTCTCCCGGCGCCAGCACCACACCTCGCCCTGCCGGCCCCCAAAGCCCCGGCGCCCAACGTCACCGTCGAAGGCCGGCCGGTGAAACGCCTGACTCAGGCCGAGCAGGACGAGCGCCGTTGCCTTGGCCTGTGCTTCAACTGCGATGAGCGGTACAGCCGTTGCCACAACAAGGTCTGCAAACGCTTGTTCCTTTTGGACAGCAtcatggacgacgacgacgacgacgccggcGGCGAGGACACGCCAGACCCGGAGGCCCCGGTGTTCTCCCTCCATGCGGTGGCCGGCGTTCCCAGCGGCAACACGTTGCTGCTTCGCGTGACCCTGGGCGCTGCCTCCCTCGTCGCGCTCGTCGACACCGGGTCCAGCCACAACTTCATTGGGGAAGCCGCGGCGTCGCGCACGGGTCTGGCCGTCCAGCCGTGCCCTTGCCTCACAGCAACGGTGGCCAACGGCGAGAAGGTTCCCTGCCCCGGCGTTCTCCGTCGCGCAGCCATCTGCATCGACGGCTTGGCGTTCCACGTCGACCTGTACGTGATGCCCCTGGCCGGGTATGATATGGTCTTGGGTACACAGTGGATGGCTACCTTGGGTCGTATCGCCTGGGACTTTTCTGCAAGGACCATGGCGTTCAAACGGCTGGGCCGCGACATCTGCTGA